One window of Bacillaceae bacterium S4-13-56 genomic DNA carries:
- a CDS encoding RidA family protein — protein MRKVIQTNGAPQAIGPYSQAIDAGGFVFVSGQIPIDPTTSEVVEGIENQTHQVMKNLNAILKEASITFQEVVKFTIYLNSMDDFAKVNEIYATYLEQPYPARATVEVSRLPKDVLIEMDVIAVKS, from the coding sequence ATGAGAAAGGTTATACAAACGAATGGAGCGCCACAAGCAATTGGGCCCTATTCACAGGCAATTGATGCTGGCGGGTTTGTTTTTGTCTCAGGCCAAATTCCCATCGATCCTACAACGAGTGAGGTTGTAGAAGGGATTGAAAACCAAACTCATCAAGTTATGAAAAATTTAAATGCCATTTTAAAGGAAGCTAGTATCACCTTTCAGGAAGTAGTAAAGTTTACTATATACTTAAACTCTATGGATGATTTTGCAAAAGTGAATGAAATTTATGCTACCTATCTCGAACAACCTTACCCAGCAAGAGCGACAGTAGAAGTATCGAGGCTTCCTAAAGACGTACTAATAGAAATGGATGTAATTGCCGTGAAGTCATAA
- a CDS encoding MFS transporter, translating into MWFANFFIAGSMTMVLPFLSLYIETLGNFSDAYVQTWSGLIFAVTFVTAALFSPIWGRIGDRFGRKNVLIILGIGLGTSVFLMGFVTSIMQLFFLRLFMGIFTGFIPMSQALIATQTPRKMAGRVLGTLQTGNITGSLMGPLIGGALADSIGFAQTFQSLSFVLLIASILVWTSIKEVKINSEEGSNRKYSGKEVLSHIIHHPMMLTVMLLAMIVQIAHFSIQPILSLYVGELHGPVNLAFFSGMAFSAAGLGNLIMARNWGKLGDNKGYLKILMILLFLAGVVYLPGAFVTNIWQLTFIRFLLGFSIGGIMPLLVAYIRQEAPISIQGEVLGYNTSLRFTGNIIGPVLGGTISSYFGISSVFFVTSFLLISSGGILYLVRHKMSKSNNSPILEKP; encoded by the coding sequence ATGTGGTTTGCAAATTTCTTTATTGCAGGAAGTATGACGATGGTACTTCCTTTTCTTTCGTTATATATTGAAACGTTAGGAAATTTTTCAGATGCTTATGTTCAAACTTGGTCAGGGCTAATTTTCGCAGTAACTTTTGTGACGGCTGCCCTATTCTCTCCCATTTGGGGAAGAATTGGTGACAGATTTGGAAGAAAAAACGTTCTCATTATCTTGGGGATAGGTTTGGGAACTTCTGTATTCCTAATGGGATTTGTTACCTCGATTATGCAATTATTTTTCTTACGTCTTTTTATGGGGATCTTTACAGGTTTTATTCCTATGTCACAAGCGTTAATCGCCACTCAGACTCCAAGAAAAATGGCAGGAAGAGTGCTGGGCACATTACAGACCGGAAATATTACAGGAAGTCTGATGGGCCCCCTTATCGGAGGTGCACTAGCTGATTCTATAGGGTTTGCCCAAACCTTTCAATCTCTTTCCTTTGTGTTATTGATAGCTTCCATTCTGGTATGGACTAGTATCAAAGAAGTAAAGATAAATAGTGAGGAAGGTTCTAACAGAAAATATAGTGGAAAAGAAGTTCTTTCCCATATCATCCATCATCCAATGATGCTTACCGTGATGTTATTAGCAATGATCGTCCAAATCGCTCACTTTAGCATTCAGCCCATATTATCCCTTTATGTGGGAGAACTTCATGGCCCCGTCAATTTAGCCTTTTTCTCTGGGATGGCCTTTTCAGCGGCTGGATTAGGAAACTTGATTATGGCGAGAAATTGGGGGAAACTCGGCGACAATAAAGGTTATTTAAAGATATTGATGATCCTCCTTTTCCTTGCGGGGGTCGTTTATCTGCCAGGTGCCTTTGTGACGAATATATGGCAACTAACTTTTATTCGGTTCTTGTTAGGCTTTTCAATTGGTGGAATTATGCCTTTGTTGGTAGCCTACATCCGCCAAGAAGCACCTATCTCTATTCAAGGGGAAGTTTTAGGGTACAACACTAGTCTTAGGTTCACTGGCAATATTATTGGCCCTGTCCTTGGTGGAACAATCTCTAGTTATTTTGGTATTTCATCCGTTTTTTTCGTTACCAGTTTCCTTCTTATATCAAGTGGGGGTATTCTGTATTTAGTAAGGCATAAAATGAGTAAATCAAATAACTCCCCTATCCTGGAAAAACCATAA